The Bacillus sp. Bos-x628 genome segment GGTGTTTTCAAACAAATCGACCCTTTTCACTTAAACGATATCTTATTTCTATTATACCGTTCAAACAAGTGAACTGAAAGGTGGATTGTTATTCCTTTATTGGTTTGTGATTTGCAAGCTGTTGTTCAGCCTCGTGCATATTGCTTTTTAATTGAGCACGGACTTGACTTCCATTTTCTTGGACTTGTAAAGTCTCCTGTAATGTTTCAGCTAATTGGAGTTGAATCTTTTTCAACGTATCAACAGGCTTTAAGAAGGCTCCTTCATGGAGAGACTCTTGATGCTTTGATATATTTTCATACGTTTGATGAATTCGCTGCTCAAGGGCTGAATTAGCTCGTTGATGAATATGCGTTAATGCAATGGACATTTGGTTGATCCATAAAGGAATAGATGCTGAAACAGTCGATTGAATATGATTGGCTAATGTATGATTCGTATGCTGAATCATCCGAATTTGGGCATTACATTGTAGTGCAATTTGCCGGCTTAACAGTAAATCATACTTGCGTTCTCTCAATCTCTCCATATATTCCTCATAATCAACTTTCTGATTCATCAACTGTTCCTCTAACGTTCGATCACCAAACCGTTTGGTTGCAGGGAGCACCTGCTGCTCTATATACTCCAACTTAGCTTCAGCTGCTGCCACCTGTAGTGTCATCTCTTGGAAAAACAACTGATTTTCTTCAAATAAACGATCTAATAATTTATGGTCTGAAATTAATACATTCCTTGCATAACGCAGCCTTGCAGATAATCGTTCTATTTGTGCTTCTGCTTGTTTAAACCGAGATACTATCTCTTGTATAGAGCGCCTCTCTCTTTTAAACAATCTCGAAAAAAAGCCTTGTTTCTTTGGTAACAAATCCTCAGGCTCCACCAAACGTAATTGCTGCAAAAAGGCCTCAAGAACATCTCCTATTTGATCAATATCTTTTTTCTCAACATAATTCATCATTTGCTGAGATTGTTCTAATAATCGTTGTTGCACACGCATACCGTATAAAAGCAACTTTTGTTGATTTTCAGGGATATTTTCAGCACGTTGCAACGCCTCTTGTTTTTCCTCATCAGATAAAGTATCAAACACCCGAAACTGAAGACCTGTAGTCGATGTAAGTGAAGGTGTAATGTGATCTTCTGGTTTCATTGAGTTTGACTCCTTTCATCTACTTTTTAATCATCTTATCTGCCAATTCAAGCTC includes the following:
- a CDS encoding toxic anion resistance protein; amino-acid sequence: MKPEDHITPSLTSTTGLQFRVFDTLSDEEKQEALQRAENIPENQQKLLLYGMRVQQRLLEQSQQMMNYVEKKDIDQIGDVLEAFLQQLRLVEPEDLLPKKQGFFSRLFKRERRSIQEIVSRFKQAEAQIERLSARLRYARNVLISDHKLLDRLFEENQLFFQEMTLQVAAAEAKLEYIEQQVLPATKRFGDRTLEEQLMNQKVDYEEYMERLRERKYDLLLSRQIALQCNAQIRMIQHTNHTLANHIQSTVSASIPLWINQMSIALTHIHQRANSALEQRIHQTYENISKHQESLHEGAFLKPVDTLKKIQLQLAETLQETLQVQENGSQVRAQLKSNMHEAEQQLANHKPIKE